CGTGCCCCTGGCCCTGATCGGCGTGGTGGCGGGCCTGCTGGCCACGGGGGCGGCCTTCGGGTTCACGGCGCTGCTGGGCTTCCTCAGCCTGTCGGGCCTGCTCATCAAGAATGCCGTCGTCGTGATCGACGAGATTGAGATCTGGAAGCAGGACGAATCGCTCTACCAGGCCATTGTGGGCGCGAGCGTCGTCCGGCTGCGTCCGGTCATGATGGCATCCATTACGACGGCCCTGGGCATGATTCCGCTCTTCACCGACGCATTCTTCGTGGCCATGGCCGTGACCATCACGTCCGGGCTTCTCTTCGCCACGGTGCTCACGATGATCGTGGTGCCCGTTCTGTACGCCATTCTCTTCGGCGTCGAGCGCCTCCCGTACTCGGAACGCTAACCGATGACATACGAAGAATCAGAAACTTGTGGGGCCGCCCAGGCGGAGATCCCTGTTAGGCCACCGCAGGCCGGGCCGTCTCCAGGGACCAGCGTCACAAATGGAGCGTTTCTTGTGCGGCTTCTCCACAAAGTCCACCCGCATTCCGCCGCTCCATTCCTGTGACGCACCGCTCGGTCTTTTGGGGACTGCTCGCCATCGGCCTGATGCCGTGTTGGGGGAACGTTGCATGGGCAGGGGCTTCGCCGACAGACAGCCTCCAATTCCGGACGCCCGCCCCCATCGCTCAGGTCCGGCAAGACGTCGACGGCGACAGCGTCCCAGACCGCGTGGGCGACACGGTTTCGGTCGCGGGACGTGTCAGTGCCGCGCCCGGCGCGCTGCCCCTTCCGAACGATGGCGTCGGGGCCCTTCAAGACACGACGGCGGGGATCCATGTGCGCCTGCAGGACGCCCCGTCTCTCAGCCGTGGAGACAGTGCGCGGGTGTGGGGGGTGCTGCGGCACAGGGCAGGGCTCACGCAGATTGAAGGGATGGGCTACCAGCGCGTGGGGGCCTCCCGGCGGGCGCCCGATCCGGTTCCCCTTTCGGTGCCGTCGGCCGCATCGGACCGTCACGAGGGGCAATTCGCACGCGTGAATGGAACGATCACGGCACGGAGTTCGAACCGGGGGGGCGAATACTTCGTGCTCCGCGAGGAGGCGTCCTCCGACGCTCAGCTTACCGTGTTCGTGTCGAACCAGCACACAGACCGCATCCGTCTGGGGCGGTTCGGTGAGGGCGACCGGGTGGAGGTAACGGGCATCATCAGTCAGTACGACCTTTCCTATCAGATCTTGCCCCGAGAGGAAGGCGACCTGGCCCACATCGGGCAGGCGTGGAGCTACCTACGGTGGACCCTTCTGGGAGTCGGGGGGCTTGGCGTGGTCTCCATTGCGGTGATCCTGTTCCTGCGGTCCGCCGTGCGGCGCCGAACGCAGGAACTCACCCGGCGAGAGACGGAGCTGAAGGATCGGCAGATGAAGGTTGAGGCCCTCTACTCGGCGACCGATCGTCTGCTCCGGGCCACCAGTCGTGTGGAGGTTGCAGAGGCCCTCATCGAACTCGTCCGCGAGGTGTTGGGCTATCGGGGCGTATCGGTGCGCTTCGTCGAGGACGGGGTCCTGAAGGTGTTCGACGTGGCGGAGACGACCCTCACATTTATGCCGGAGCGCCCGGACTTTGACGTCGACGGGGCCAGTGCCGTCGCGGAGGTGTACCGGAGCGGGCAGACGCTCGCGGTCGACGACGTAGAGACGGTGGAGGTCAACGACCCCGCCGAATACGGCGACCTGCGGTCGGTCGTGGTGGTTCCGGTCGGTGAGCACGGCACCTTCGCGGTGGCGTCGCCGGAGCCCGGCGCGATCAATGGATTCGACACGCATCTGATTGAGGTGCTCGGCAGCTACGCCACGGCGACGCTCGACCGACTCGACCGGGAGAAGGCGCTGCGGGCGGCAAAGGAAGAGGCGGAGCGGGTTCGCGAAGAGGCGGAGGTGGCACGGGATCAGGCCGAGGAGGCCGCCCGGCTGAAATCGGCCTTTCTGGCCAACATGAGTCACGAGATTCGCACGCCCCTCACCTCGATCATCGGGTTTGCCGAGGCCCTCGGCGACGAGGTCGGCGATGAGGAGGGGAATGCCGGCCGGTTTGCCGAGCTTATCGGGCAGAGCGGGCATCGACTGCTTGATACCCTCGACGGTGTGCTGAACCTCTCAAAACTGGAGGCGGGGCAGATGGAACTCAAGACGGAGCCGGTCGATCTGGTCACGGAGGCGCGCCAGACCATCGAGGAGCTGCGGCCCCAGGCGACGGAAAAAGGGCTGGGGCTGACGGTCGAGACGGACCGCCCGGAGGTCTGGGCGCGGGCCGACGCGGGCAGCGTGCAAATCGTGCTGCAGAACCTGGTCTCCAACGCCATCAAGTACACTGAAGAGGGAGGAGTCCACGTCCGGGTGTACCGGAAAAATGACTGGGCGGTGTTGGAGGTCGAGGATACCGGAATTGGGATGGACCCGACGCTCGCCAAAGATCTGTTC
This portion of the Salinibacter grassmerensis genome encodes:
- a CDS encoding ATP-binding protein translates to MTHRSVFWGLLAIGLMPCWGNVAWAGASPTDSLQFRTPAPIAQVRQDVDGDSVPDRVGDTVSVAGRVSAAPGALPLPNDGVGALQDTTAGIHVRLQDAPSLSRGDSARVWGVLRHRAGLTQIEGMGYQRVGASRRAPDPVPLSVPSAASDRHEGQFARVNGTITARSSNRGGEYFVLREEASSDAQLTVFVSNQHTDRIRLGRFGEGDRVEVTGIISQYDLSYQILPREEGDLAHIGQAWSYLRWTLLGVGGLGVVSIAVILFLRSAVRRRTQELTRRETELKDRQMKVEALYSATDRLLRATSRVEVAEALIELVREVLGYRGVSVRFVEDGVLKVFDVAETTLTFMPERPDFDVDGASAVAEVYRSGQTLAVDDVETVEVNDPAEYGDLRSVVVVPVGEHGTFAVASPEPGAINGFDTHLIEVLGSYATATLDRLDREKALRAAKEEAERVREEAEVARDQAEEAARLKSAFLANMSHEIRTPLTSIIGFAEALGDEVGDEEGNAGRFAELIGQSGHRLLDTLDGVLNLSKLEAGQMELKTEPVDLVTEARQTIEELRPQATEKGLGLTVETDRPEVWARADAGSVQIVLQNLVSNAIKYTEEGGVHVRVYRKNDWAVLEVEDTGIGMDPTLAKDLFKPFRQASEGIGRAYEGSGVGLAVTQKATEEMGGQVDVETEEGTGSRFTVKLPQGESPGAEAVEGGKAAGSMSET